Proteins from a single region of Balneola sp. MJW-20:
- the asd gene encoding aspartate-semialdehyde dehydrogenase yields MKVGILGATGAVGQKFIRLLQDHPWFSISALGASERSSGKKYSEAANWIEDITLPSKVAAMTVRNCDPAEFSDVDFVFSGLDSSVAGEIEGAFARAGIPVISNAKNYRMDDTVPLLVPEINPEQIELIKKQEFTKDGSGWIVTNPNCVAVPLSMALKPLHDAFGVDTVILTTMQAISGAGYPGVASLDILGNVVPFISGEEPKIGPETRKLLSAEFDLQATATRVPTLNGHMLSATIKFKKKPADLEEVRDAYSNWHNPISALNLPFSPSEVYKIHEKDTYPQPRLHADQEGGMQLHIGRLRMAEVFDISLMAMAHNTIRGAAGGAILNAELLHKKGYLG; encoded by the coding sequence ATGAAGGTAGGTATTTTAGGAGCTACGGGAGCCGTAGGACAGAAATTCATTCGATTATTACAAGATCATCCCTGGTTCAGCATCAGTGCGCTGGGGGCATCAGAGCGATCCTCCGGAAAGAAGTATTCCGAAGCAGCTAACTGGATCGAAGATATAACACTGCCTTCAAAAGTGGCCGCCATGACGGTCCGAAATTGTGATCCTGCAGAATTCTCCGATGTGGACTTCGTGTTTTCAGGGCTGGATTCTTCGGTAGCCGGTGAGATAGAAGGAGCTTTTGCCCGCGCCGGGATACCGGTGATCTCCAATGCAAAAAATTATCGTATGGATGATACCGTGCCCCTGCTGGTGCCCGAGATCAATCCCGAGCAGATCGAACTGATCAAAAAGCAGGAATTCACAAAAGACGGCAGTGGCTGGATTGTGACCAATCCTAATTGTGTGGCGGTTCCCTTATCTATGGCTCTTAAACCTTTGCATGATGCCTTTGGAGTCGACACGGTGATCCTCACCACCATGCAGGCCATATCCGGTGCCGGTTACCCGGGAGTAGCCAGCCTGGATATCCTCGGTAATGTCGTTCCTTTTATTTCTGGAGAAGAGCCAAAGATCGGCCCCGAAACCCGGAAACTGCTTTCAGCAGAGTTTGATCTTCAGGCCACTGCCACCCGGGTGCCAACTCTTAACGGACACATGCTATCGGCTACCATAAAATTCAAAAAGAAACCTGCGGATCTCGAGGAAGTCAGAGACGCCTACAGCAACTGGCATAACCCGATATCAGCGCTGAATCTGCCTTTCTCACCTTCTGAAGTGTACAAGATCCATGAAAAAGATACTTACCCTCAGCCACGGCTTCATGCTGATCAGGAAGGCGGTATGCAGCTACATATCGGGCGACTGCGAATGGCCGAGGTCTTTGACATCAGTCTGATGGCAATGGCACATAATACGATACGCGGAGCTGCAGGAGGAGCGATCCTGAATGCTGAGCTTCTGCACAAGAAAGGCTATCTGGGCTAA